The window TCCCTTGTCATATTGCACAGCGGATTATCTGTCGTGACGATGGTCGCGGTGAGGTGTTCGATGGCGCCAACCTGCTTGCGCACAAGCGTTCGTGGAATCTGCAGAACTAATTGGGATGTTGCCTCGGGAAACTCGGCGCGAAATGTCTTCGATGTATCCAGAAAAGTGATATCGCCTTGACGAAGAACATTGCGCCGGTTGTCCTGTTCGACGATGGCCTCTCCTGTCACCTGTATGCAGACGAATACCTGCTCTTCTCCGATCTGTGAGATTTTCGGCTTGATCCGAGCTATCGTATGCGATGCCGCTACGATTTCGATGAGGTTGATTGGACTCGAAAGATGAGCGGTAATCGACCCGGAAAAGCCTTCATCGAGAGCGCTCGAACATTCCAGATGAGTCAAAAGATTTGCGACGTTGGTTTGCCAGAAGGCTAGTCTGGCGTTAGGCGCCACGCGCTCAGTGGAAATTAGAACGGGGGCTCTGTTCATCGTCGTACCGGTCATGCGTGTCCGTCAGAAGAATCATCCCCGTGACAGGGATGCACCGATCGTCTTGTTGTGCAGCCGCTCAACGCTTTGTGATGATAGCCGATGTCAAATTTCCGCGCGACTGACCTGAAACTTTCTCGAAACGGAATAAAGAATGTAGTCAAGCGGCGCAGGCATCGCACAGCGTGCGCGCTCCGTTACACTTCGAGCACGTTACGATTTAGGGTATGTCTCGACCAGCGCAAGACCAGTTGCACAAATATCAGCACACGCGATACACAGCGCCCGACCGCCATTCGCGCTTGAACACATAGAACACAGCATTAACGCGGACCACACATATCGCGAGAATGTGCTCCGCGCGACCTCTCAGCCTGACGAGCTCTGAGCTGCAATCGTCCGACCGCAGATCCGAAAAAGTGAAGCAGGCAAAGTGCGCATGAGCAATGGCTTGCCGTGCGCGTGTTGTGTGCCCGAATCACCATCCGTTCAATGCCTTGATGTTCTTTCAGCGTTTGGAGAAGAAACGATGGATATGCATGCGTCGAGGTCCCGGATCGCGCTCTCGGCAGGGAAATCGCCGAGCGGGTCGCGGGTAGGTCACTCCCCGGTTGTTTCACCTTTCCAGCAGGGTTTTCTATTTCGGCGCACCGGCCGGACAAGCGCGATGACTGAGGTTCGACCC is drawn from Burkholderia sp. 9120 and contains these coding sequences:
- a CDS encoding helix-turn-helix domain-containing protein translates to MTGTTMNRAPVLISTERVAPNARLAFWQTNVANLLTHLECSSALDEGFSGSITAHLSSPINLIEIVAASHTIARIKPKISQIGEEQVFVCIQVTGEAIVEQDNRRNVLRQGDITFLDTSKTFRAEFPEATSQLVLQIPRTLVRKQVGAIEHLTATIVTTDNPLCNMTRDFVNSLAQNFESFSADIAQRLTAQAIDMAMMAFMSRPEDKSTAAPTNTVTRAMLAYRGRAFIETNLRNHSLAPADVAEHLGISKRYLSSVFASDGQSVERYIWERRLARCARDLEDRGQVNRAIGDIASSWGFNNLTHFSQSFKMAFGKTPREFRKG